One genomic window of Tachypleus tridentatus isolate NWPU-2018 chromosome 12, ASM421037v1, whole genome shotgun sequence includes the following:
- the LOC143235035 gene encoding ras-related and estrogen-regulated growth inhibitor-like protein, with protein MSLKSKGLLEGIEGYVIVYSITDKRSFVKASELVKLIKEDFGEGEETPVALIGNKEDLVHYRVVCSKEGQRVALLYPKCSFHECSAAQEAQNVQSAFQDFLCQVLNSKVQRRRQSTFSVLTPKIHSTRRSSAGNSTLSTWWRKNPQNSEREVRQDRTFTM; from the exons ATGTCCCTTAAATCCAAGGGACTACTAGAGGGCATAGAgggttatgttattgtttactcCATCACCGACAAACGAAGCTTTGTAAAAGCGAGTGAACTTGTAAAACTGATAAAAGAAGATTTCGGGGAAGGAGAAGAAACGCCAGTGGCTTTAATCGGGAATAAAGAAGATCTTGTCCACTACAG AGTTGTGTGCTCCAAGGAAGGTCAACGTGTAGCTCTCCTCTATCCCAAATGTTCGTTCCATGAATGTTCAGCTGCTCAAGAAGCTCAGAATGTTCAATCAGCATTTCAGGATTTTTTGTGTCAG GTTCTCAACAGCAAGGTACAAAGACGACGCCAATCGACTTTTTCTGTTCTTACTCCAAAGATACATAGTACAAGAAGAAGTAGCGCAGGAAACTCTACTTTAAGCACCTGGTGGCGGAAAAATCCACAAAATTCCGAGCGCGAAGTCCGGCAAGATCGAACTTTTACTATGTAG